A genomic window from Martelella lutilitoris includes:
- a CDS encoding zinc-binding dehydrogenase, which translates to MRALQLTDDRKIELMDVSEPEAPGPGEVTLRPKAVALNHIDVWGWRGMAFAKRKLPLTIGAEASAIVEAIGPGVSNVLPGDLVSIYGARVCGRCKACREGRDNLCEHVGGVHGFHLDGFARDRINIPARQLVVAPPGVDAIAAALAPVTFGTVEHMLFDNAKLQPGETILVHAGGSGIGSAAIQLAKKMGCTVITTVGSEDKMEKARALGADHVINYREDRFEGVVRKLTKKKGVDVVFEHVGAETWAGSMLSMKRGGRLVTCGSTSGVSTNVNLMMLFQQQLKFFGSFGCRMENMADAMQKMAQGIIHPVIDTLVDFDGIDKALERMESRQVFGKIVLQIGD; encoded by the coding sequence ATGCGCGCATTGCAGCTGACAGACGACCGCAAGATCGAGCTTATGGATGTTTCCGAGCCGGAAGCGCCCGGTCCGGGCGAGGTGACGCTGCGACCGAAGGCGGTGGCGCTCAACCATATCGATGTCTGGGGCTGGCGCGGCATGGCCTTTGCCAAGCGCAAGCTGCCGCTCACCATCGGTGCGGAAGCCTCCGCCATTGTCGAAGCGATCGGCCCCGGTGTTTCCAATGTTCTGCCGGGTGATCTCGTCTCGATCTATGGCGCGCGGGTCTGCGGGCGTTGCAAGGCCTGTCGTGAGGGCCGGGACAATCTGTGCGAACATGTGGGCGGCGTCCATGGTTTCCATCTCGACGGCTTCGCCCGAGACAGGATCAACATTCCCGCCCGCCAGCTCGTTGTCGCGCCGCCCGGCGTTGACGCGATTGCCGCAGCGCTGGCGCCGGTGACCTTCGGCACGGTGGAGCACATGCTGTTCGACAATGCGAAGCTCCAGCCGGGCGAGACCATCCTGGTGCACGCCGGCGGTTCGGGCATCGGCTCGGCGGCGATCCAGCTTGCAAAGAAGATGGGCTGCACGGTGATCACCACAGTGGGCTCCGAAGACAAGATGGAAAAGGCGCGCGCGCTTGGCGCGGATCATGTGATCAATTACCGCGAAGACCGGTTCGAGGGCGTGGTCCGCAAGCTGACGAAGAAGAAGGGCGTCGACGTCGTTTTCGAGCATGTCGGCGCGGAAACCTGGGCCGGATCCATGCTGTCGATGAAGCGCGGCGGTCGCCTTGTGACCTGCGGGTCGACCTCGGGCGTTTCCACCAACGTCAATCTGATGATGCTTTTCCAGCAGCAACTGAAATTCTTCGGCTCCTTCGGCTGCCGGATGGAGAACATGGCGGACGCCATGCAGAAGATGGCGCAGGGCATCATCCACCCGGTCATCGATACGCTTGTCGATTTCGACGGCATCGACAAGGCGCTGGAGCGGATGGAAAGCCGCCAGGTCTTCGGCAAGATCGTGCTTCAGATCGGCGACTGA
- a CDS encoding beta-ketoacyl-ACP synthase has protein sequence MSKFTDHLGRPLVAVTGMGVVTSLGRGLADNWKKLTGGVSGIHAISRFPTDHLSTRIAGTVDFIPSEANPVARSYAFAEATIEEALEMAGLSGDFDAPLFLAAPPVEPEWSMRFDLADRAPPPSEDNDAYIRFLAAMREKADPAFHEAVMFGSISERIAERFGTRGLPVTLSTACASGATAIQLGVEAIRQGRTDRAMTVATDGSVTAEALVRFSLLSALSTQNDPPEKASKPFSKDRDGFVIAEGAATLILESLEAAHARGATVYGIIRGCGEKADHFHRTRSSPDGGPAIATIRAALEDAGLGIDRLDYINAHGTSTPENDKMEYSSLKAVFGEEMMPSIPLSSNKSMIGHTLTAAGAVEAVFSLQTMLTGVLPPTINYNTPDPTIELDVVPNVKREASVSSVLSNSFGFGGQNACLVMTREPS, from the coding sequence ATGAGCAAATTTACCGATCACCTTGGCCGTCCGCTGGTTGCCGTCACCGGCATGGGCGTCGTCACCTCGCTCGGGCGCGGTCTTGCGGACAACTGGAAGAAGCTGACCGGCGGCGTTTCCGGCATACACGCGATCTCGCGCTTTCCGACCGACCACCTGTCCACGCGCATTGCCGGCACGGTGGACTTCATCCCGTCGGAGGCAAACCCTGTCGCCCGTTCCTACGCCTTTGCCGAGGCGACGATCGAGGAAGCGCTGGAGATGGCCGGGCTTTCCGGCGATTTCGATGCGCCGCTGTTTCTTGCCGCTCCGCCGGTCGAGCCGGAATGGTCGATGCGTTTCGACCTTGCCGACCGCGCGCCGCCGCCCAGCGAAGACAACGACGCCTATATCCGCTTTCTGGCCGCCATGCGCGAAAAGGCCGATCCGGCCTTCCACGAGGCCGTGATGTTCGGTTCGATCTCGGAGCGGATTGCCGAGCGATTCGGCACGCGCGGCCTGCCGGTGACGCTGTCGACAGCCTGTGCTTCCGGCGCCACCGCGATCCAGCTCGGCGTCGAGGCTATCCGCCAGGGCCGCACCGACAGGGCGATGACCGTTGCCACCGATGGTTCGGTGACGGCCGAAGCGCTGGTGCGCTTCTCGCTTCTGTCCGCGCTTTCGACCCAGAACGATCCGCCGGAAAAGGCCTCCAAGCCGTTCAGCAAGGATCGCGACGGCTTTGTGATTGCGGAAGGGGCGGCAACGCTCATTCTCGAATCGCTGGAAGCCGCCCATGCCCGCGGCGCGACCGTTTACGGCATCATCCGCGGCTGCGGCGAGAAGGCGGACCATTTCCACCGCACGCGGTCCTCGCCCGATGGCGGACCGGCGATCGCCACCATCCGCGCGGCGCTTGAGGATGCCGGCCTCGGCATTGACAGGCTCGACTATATCAACGCCCATGGCACGTCGACGCCGGAAAACGACAAGATGGAATATTCATCGCTCAAGGCCGTCTTCGGCGAGGAGATGATGCCGTCCATCCCGCTGTCGTCGAACAAGTCGATGATCGGCCACACGCTGACGGCGGCCGGCGCAGTCGAGGCGGTGTTCTCGTTGCAGACCATGCTGACGGGCGTGCTGCCGCCGACGATCAACTACAACACGCCGGACCCGACGATCGAGCTCGACGTCGTGCCGAATGTGAAGCGAGAGGCAAGCGTCTCCTCCGTGCTTTCCAACTCGTTCGGATTCGGCGGGCAGAATGCCTGCCTGGTGATGACGCGCGAACCCTCCTGA
- a CDS encoding beta-ketoacyl-ACP synthase, which yields MTKSDNDVVVTGIGLVTSFGVGQAPHVAMLTGGAAPDMRVDDEICAPYPVHPLPEIDWKDQIPKRGDQRQMENWQRLGVYAAGLALDDAGVKGNEDICSTMDMIVAAGGGERDIAVDTMIVNEARERTDREILLNEKLTTELRPTLFLAQLANLVAGNISIVHKVTGSSRTFMGEEAAGISAVATAYARILAGQSTHTLVGASFVAERRDILLMFEAVHALSRGKWAPLWDRAAEDDGGMVMGSAGAFLVLESRAYAEARGAHVYATLAGVEGDRGKRDDGRFEKRLGRLFADAGFAGGEGEAVFSGATGLSSLTKQEADFLRTSFPATPLRGYTGITGHAMEANFPLGIALAALSLDAKAPVPVFNDGEASMSARAEKIAVTTVGLQRGEGVAVLVGEK from the coding sequence ATGACGAAATCGGACAATGATGTCGTTGTCACCGGTATCGGGCTTGTGACCAGTTTCGGCGTCGGCCAGGCGCCGCATGTCGCCATGCTGACCGGCGGCGCGGCGCCCGATATGCGCGTCGATGACGAAATCTGCGCGCCCTATCCGGTGCATCCGCTGCCCGAGATCGACTGGAAAGACCAGATCCCGAAGCGCGGCGACCAGCGCCAGATGGAGAACTGGCAGCGCCTCGGCGTCTATGCCGCCGGTCTGGCACTCGATGACGCCGGCGTGAAGGGCAATGAAGACATCTGCTCGACCATGGACATGATCGTGGCCGCCGGCGGCGGCGAGCGCGACATTGCCGTCGACACGATGATCGTCAACGAGGCGCGCGAGCGCACCGACCGCGAAATCCTGCTGAATGAAAAGCTGACGACCGAACTGCGCCCGACGCTTTTTCTCGCGCAGCTCGCCAATCTGGTTGCCGGCAATATCTCGATCGTCCACAAGGTCACCGGTTCGTCGCGCACCTTCATGGGCGAGGAAGCCGCTGGCATTTCGGCTGTTGCCACGGCATATGCCCGCATACTCGCCGGCCAGTCGACGCATACGCTCGTCGGCGCCTCCTTCGTGGCCGAGCGGCGCGACATCCTGTTGATGTTCGAGGCGGTTCATGCGCTGTCGCGCGGCAAATGGGCGCCGCTCTGGGACAGGGCCGCCGAGGACGATGGCGGTATGGTCATGGGTTCGGCAGGCGCGTTCCTGGTACTCGAATCCCGCGCCTATGCCGAGGCGCGCGGCGCGCATGTCTACGCAACGCTTGCCGGCGTCGAGGGCGATCGCGGCAAACGGGATGACGGCAGGTTTGAAAAGCGGCTGGGCCGGCTCTTTGCCGATGCGGGCTTTGCGGGCGGAGAGGGCGAGGCCGTCTTCTCCGGCGCCACCGGTCTGAGCTCGCTGACGAAGCAGGAAGCCGACTTCCTGAGGACAAGTTTCCCGGCAACGCCGCTGCGCGGCTATACCGGCATCACCGGCCACGCCATGGAGGCCAATTTCCCCCTCGGCATTGCGCTGGCCGCACTTTCGCTCGATGCCAAGGCGCCGGTGCCCGTCTTCAATGACGGAGAGGCATCGATGTCGGCGCGGGCCGAGAAGATCGCCGTGACCACCGTCGGCCTGCAGCGCGGCGAAGGTGTTGCCGTGCTTGTCGGCGAGAAGTGA
- a CDS encoding 3-hydroxyacyl-ACP dehydratase FabZ family protein has protein sequence MLLEYFQMIDEIVSVDISAGRIVARSTVPEKSPVFEGHFPGMPLVPGVLLIETMAQASGMLLLGVNNCSAMPFLMMVDSAKLRSFVEPHAVLDIEAALEHEGSGFAVTKAKIASAGKPIASAQLKFRTLSFEDNDLAPIVRRRAEEVGLFAAIENGQTVERS, from the coding sequence ATGCTGCTCGAATACTTCCAGATGATCGACGAGATCGTGTCCGTGGACATTTCCGCGGGCCGGATCGTCGCGCGTTCGACGGTGCCGGAGAAGAGCCCCGTGTTCGAAGGGCATTTTCCCGGCATGCCGCTTGTGCCGGGTGTGCTGTTGATCGAGACCATGGCGCAGGCCTCCGGCATGCTGCTTCTGGGCGTGAACAACTGTTCGGCCATGCCCTTCCTGATGATGGTCGACAGCGCCAAGCTGCGCAGCTTCGTCGAGCCGCATGCCGTGCTCGATATCGAGGCGGCGCTGGAGCACGAAGGCTCGGGCTTTGCCGTGACCAAGGCGAAGATCGCCTCCGCGGGCAAGCCGATCGCCAGTGCGCAGCTGAAATTCCGCACGCTTTCTTTTGAAGACAATGATCTGGCGCCGATCGTCAGGCGACGGGCCGAGGAAGTCGGCCTCTTCGCCGCGATCGAGAACGGCCAGACCGTGGAAAGGTCCTGA
- a CDS encoding acyl carrier protein yields MSATFDKVADIIAETSEIDRDKITPESNTIDDLGIDSLDFLDIVFAIDKEFGIKIPLEKWTQEVNEGKVDADEYFILKNLCAKIDELRAAKNA; encoded by the coding sequence GTGAGCGCTACATTCGATAAAGTTGCCGATATCATCGCTGAAACGAGCGAAATCGACCGCGACAAGATTACGCCGGAAAGCAACACGATTGACGATCTGGGCATCGACAGTCTTGATTTCCTCGATATCGTCTTTGCCATCGACAAGGAATTCGGTATCAAGATTCCGCTCGAAAAATGGACTCAGGAAGTCAATGAGGGCAAGGTCGATGCAGATGAATACTTCATCCTGAAGAATCTCTGCGCCAAGATCGACGAGCTGAGAGCGGCCAAGAACGCCTGA
- the hemN gene encoding oxygen-independent coproporphyrinogen III oxidase — translation MTSSRQLLKTFSRPVPRYTSYPTAPHFHGGISGADVSSWVRALSREDKLSLYVHIPYCDRLCWFCACHTKHTLRYEPITAYLESLRDEIKSVGAMVPSGVRVTALHWGGGSPTMLTPDDMRRLMGWLRNAFDFADDAEISVEMDPNDLDEARYDALAGIGVTRASLGVQDFDERVQKTINRLQSFEQTAAVIAAMRARGVRSVNCDLLYGLPHQNLETLSRTVKQIISLRPDRIALFGYAHVPWMKKHQTLIPEDALPDAEARFEQMTLAGDMLAAAGYQPIGIDHFALPGDSLAAAARTGRLHRNFQGYTDDGADALIGLGASSISEVKEGYWQNIPAIGEYRRLAEAGELPVVRGIALDDEDRLRRFVIERVMCAYGFSACELRARFGEAAEHVMAEARAYARHNPEICRFDAFGFRLENAAFPFARSVAATFDTYLEGGRGRHSSAV, via the coding sequence ATGACATCCAGCCGGCAGTTGCTGAAGACGTTTTCGCGCCCCGTTCCGCGCTATACGAGCTATCCGACGGCGCCGCATTTTCACGGCGGGATTTCGGGAGCGGACGTCAGTTCCTGGGTGAGGGCGCTTTCCCGGGAAGACAAGCTTTCGCTCTACGTCCATATTCCCTATTGCGACCGGCTCTGTTGGTTCTGTGCCTGTCACACGAAGCATACGCTGCGCTACGAGCCGATCACTGCCTATCTGGAAAGTCTCCGCGACGAAATCAAGAGCGTCGGCGCAATGGTCCCGTCCGGCGTCAGGGTTACCGCCCTGCATTGGGGCGGCGGATCGCCAACGATGCTGACACCGGACGACATGCGCCGGCTGATGGGGTGGTTGCGGAACGCATTCGACTTCGCCGATGACGCGGAGATCAGCGTCGAGATGGATCCGAACGATCTCGACGAGGCGCGCTACGATGCGCTTGCCGGGATCGGCGTGACCCGCGCAAGCCTCGGCGTTCAGGATTTCGACGAGCGTGTGCAAAAGACCATAAACCGTCTGCAGAGCTTCGAGCAGACGGCCGCCGTGATTGCCGCCATGCGCGCGCGCGGCGTGCGCTCGGTCAATTGCGACCTGCTCTACGGCCTGCCGCACCAGAACCTTGAGACGCTGTCGCGCACCGTCAAGCAGATCATTTCACTTCGCCCGGACCGGATCGCGCTTTTCGGTTATGCGCATGTTCCGTGGATGAAGAAGCACCAGACGCTGATTCCCGAGGACGCGTTGCCGGATGCAGAGGCCCGGTTCGAGCAGATGACCCTTGCCGGCGATATGCTGGCGGCGGCCGGCTATCAGCCGATCGGTATCGACCATTTCGCGCTTCCCGGCGACAGCCTGGCGGCTGCGGCGAGAACAGGAAGGCTGCATCGCAACTTCCAGGGTTATACAGATGACGGCGCGGATGCATTGATCGGGCTCGGAGCCTCTTCGATCAGCGAGGTGAAGGAGGGCTACTGGCAGAATATTCCGGCGATCGGCGAATATCGCCGTCTGGCGGAGGCCGGCGAACTGCCGGTCGTGCGCGGCATTGCGCTTGATGACGAGGACCGGCTGCGCCGCTTCGTCATCGAGAGGGTCATGTGCGCCTATGGCTTTTCCGCCTGCGAGCTGCGTGCCCGTTTCGGCGAGGCGGCCGAGCACGTGATGGCCGAGGCAAGGGCCTATGCGCGTCACAATCCCGAGATCTGTCGCTTCGACGCCTTCGGTTTTCGTCTGGAAAATGCGGCATTTCCCTTCGCCCGCTCTGTTGCCGCGACTTTTGATACCTATCTGGAAGGCGGCCGGGGACGACATTCCTCGGCGGTCTGA
- a CDS encoding Crp/Fnr family transcriptional regulator produces the protein MDEKPHFATDDDVIPQVCRACEARHGGICSVLNGSQLAALNKQSSKRTIDPGTEVVGQGENVNSYSNILRGVVKLSKMMADGRQQIVGLQFAPDFLGRPFSRESSLTAEAATATEICAFPRAAIERMIADTPGLEHKLYDQSLKELDEARDWMLTLGRKTAREKVASFLHLIATHIDPEADDGCTFDLPLSRADIADFLGLTIETVSRQMTKLRKEKVILVENNRHVTVPDIDRLNAAAGND, from the coding sequence ATGGATGAGAAGCCGCATTTCGCAACCGATGATGACGTCATACCCCAGGTCTGCCGGGCCTGCGAGGCGCGCCATGGCGGCATTTGCTCGGTCCTCAACGGTTCACAGCTGGCTGCACTCAACAAGCAGTCCTCGAAGCGGACGATCGATCCCGGCACGGAGGTCGTCGGCCAGGGCGAGAACGTCAACAGCTACTCCAATATCCTGCGCGGGGTGGTCAAGCTCTCCAAGATGATGGCGGACGGCCGCCAGCAGATTGTCGGCCTGCAGTTCGCGCCCGATTTTCTCGGCCGGCCGTTCTCCCGCGAAAGCTCGCTTACGGCGGAAGCGGCGACGGCGACGGAAATCTGCGCCTTTCCCCGCGCCGCAATCGAGCGGATGATCGCCGACACGCCCGGCCTGGAACACAAGCTCTACGACCAGTCGCTGAAGGAGCTCGACGAGGCGCGCGACTGGATGCTGACGCTCGGCCGCAAGACCGCGCGCGAGAAGGTCGCCTCGTTCCTGCATCTGATCGCCACCCATATCGACCCGGAGGCCGACGACGGCTGCACCTTCGACCTGCCGCTGTCGCGCGCCGACATCGCCGACTTTCTCGGCCTGACCATCGAGACGGTCAGCCGCCAGATGACAAAGCTGCGCAAGGAAAAGGTGATTCTCGTGGAAAACAACCGGCATGTCACCGTGCCGGATATCGACCGCCTGAACGCCGCCGCCGGCAACGACTGA
- a CDS encoding TIGR00730 family Rossman fold protein codes for MTSEHDTIRSVCVYCGSRPGTSATYMAAGKALGTAIAKAGYRLVYGGGTKGIMGAVAEGVLENDGHVVGIIPEFLVDMEATRHQLEALDELLITPDMHVRKHTMFERADAFVALPGGIGTLEEIVEIMTWAQLGRHSKPMIFGNVDGFWNPMIQLLEHMSGEGFLHTSHQVRPRMIDDVGDILPTIEALWAEQDADDEGESHIISRL; via the coding sequence ATGACAAGCGAACACGACACGATTCGATCCGTATGCGTATATTGCGGCTCGAGACCCGGAACATCCGCGACCTATATGGCCGCCGGCAAGGCGCTCGGAACGGCCATCGCCAAGGCCGGCTACCGCCTCGTCTATGGCGGCGGCACGAAGGGTATCATGGGCGCCGTCGCCGAGGGCGTGCTGGAAAATGACGGCCATGTGGTCGGCATTATCCCGGAGTTTCTGGTGGACATGGAGGCGACCCGCCATCAGCTCGAGGCGCTTGACGAATTGCTGATCACGCCGGACATGCACGTTCGCAAGCACACCATGTTCGAACGCGCCGATGCCTTCGTCGCGCTGCCGGGCGGTATAGGCACGCTGGAGGAAATTGTCGAGATCATGACCTGGGCGCAGCTCGGTCGGCATTCGAAGCCTATGATCTTCGGCAATGTCGACGGTTTCTGGAACCCGATGATCCAGCTGCTCGAACATATGAGCGGCGAGGGATTCCTTCATACCAGTCATCAGGTTCGGCCGCGCATGATCGATGACGTTGGCGACATCCTGCCGACGATCGAGGCGCTGTGGGCCGAACAGGATGCCGATGACGAGGGCGAGAGCCATATCATCAGCCGTCTCTGA
- a CDS encoding LysM peptidoglycan-binding domain-containing protein has product MKNNNTRVIIAVLVLLLVAAGAYFALRDRGEDVSADRQPAPSTQTAAPQTEPPSPDMQEEVSRKEPKDEAATAEPDAGVTEDTEEQTVEQQQATLRIPTFDLLRVEPDGTAVIAGGAEPLGVLDVKEEENVLASSDVTESGDFVAIVETPLSPGDHLLYLSVTMPDGRTVRSEQTATVSIPDGNNGELLALITEPGKASEIISAPELQTTTTPENTVVATRETDGNDQKAGAPDNGQDRDMLTGETSGDRDTETNLPAVNVETRGGDRDTAEAVTAAQEPLSDQKPVAVTVSIKAVEIEDDTLFVAGEGEIGATIRGYVDDALVAEGSVNVEGNYVLEAKTDVSVGLHTIRVDMLDADNRVVARAVVPFDRPPGNQIAAISTNADGTSAEQTDGTRTFVQPQLQGSDNAVIIRRGDNLWRISRRVYGRGVRYTTIYLANETQIVNPDLILPGQVFSVPVEPLPDSEAETIHRRLLEGMPVGPEYQLPPADQ; this is encoded by the coding sequence ATGAAGAACAACAACACACGTGTCATCATTGCCGTGCTTGTCCTGCTGCTGGTTGCGGCGGGCGCCTATTTTGCGCTGCGCGACCGGGGCGAGGATGTTTCCGCCGACCGGCAACCTGCTCCGAGCACGCAGACTGCTGCACCGCAAACGGAGCCCCCCAGTCCCGACATGCAGGAAGAGGTCTCGCGCAAGGAACCGAAGGACGAGGCCGCAACCGCCGAACCGGATGCCGGAGTGACCGAGGATACGGAAGAGCAAACGGTTGAGCAGCAGCAGGCGACGCTACGGATTCCCACATTCGACCTCCTGCGCGTCGAACCTGATGGCACCGCCGTGATCGCCGGCGGCGCCGAGCCGCTCGGTGTTCTGGACGTAAAGGAGGAGGAAAACGTCCTCGCCTCCTCCGATGTCACCGAATCCGGCGATTTCGTCGCCATCGTCGAGACCCCGCTTTCACCCGGCGATCATCTGCTCTATCTGAGCGTCACCATGCCGGACGGACGGACGGTGCGCTCCGAGCAAACGGCTACGGTTTCCATACCCGACGGCAATAATGGCGAGCTTCTTGCGTTGATCACCGAGCCCGGCAAGGCCTCGGAAATCATTTCCGCGCCGGAACTGCAGACGACAACAACGCCCGAGAATACTGTCGTAGCGACCCGCGAGACCGACGGAAACGATCAAAAGGCCGGCGCGCCGGACAATGGTCAGGATCGCGACATGCTCACCGGCGAGACGTCCGGCGACCGCGACACGGAAACCAACCTTCCCGCCGTCAACGTCGAGACGCGCGGCGGCGACCGCGACACGGCCGAGGCGGTCACGGCGGCGCAGGAACCCCTATCCGACCAGAAGCCCGTCGCCGTCACCGTCAGCATCAAGGCGGTGGAGATCGAGGACGACACGCTGTTCGTCGCCGGCGAAGGCGAGATCGGCGCGACCATTCGCGGCTATGTCGACGATGCGCTCGTGGCCGAGGGCTCGGTCAATGTCGAGGGCAATTACGTGCTCGAGGCGAAGACCGATGTTTCCGTCGGGCTCCACACCATCCGCGTCGACATGCTCGATGCCGACAACCGGGTGGTCGCCCGCGCCGTGGTGCCCTTCGACCGGCCGCCCGGCAACCAGATTGCCGCGATCTCGACCAATGCCGACGGCACCAGCGCCGAGCAGACCGACGGCACCCGGACCTTCGTCCAGCCGCAGCTTCAGGGCAGCGACAATGCCGTCATCATTCGCCGCGGCGACAATCTGTGGCGGATCTCGCGCCGGGTCTACGGTCGCGGCGTCCGCTACACCACGATTTACCTCGCCAACGAAACCCAGATCGTCAATCCGGACCTCATTCTTCCCGGACAGGTGTTCTCCGTGCCCGTCGAGCCACTGCCGGACAGCGAGGCGGAAACCATCCACCGCCGCCTGCTGGAAGGCATGCCGGTGGGCCCGGAATACCAGCTTCCGCCGGCCGATCAATAA
- a CDS encoding ABCB family ABC transporter ATP-binding protein/permease: protein MADRQKTVSADSANPLQTIINLWPYIWPSTRPDLKRRVVYATIALVIAKLILLMVPYSFKWATNALTGELEINTILPAFLFGAITLVLFYNLARIGQLGFNQLRDALFASVGQYAVRQLAHRVFVHMHRLALRFHLSRKTGGLSRIIERGTKGIETIVRFTILATLPTVLEFVLVAIIFWWGYGFDYLAITAVTVVLYVWFTIKASDWRIAIRRQMNDSDTDANTKAIDSLLNYETVKYFGNEDMEASRYDASMARYETAATRIWTSLGWLNFGQGVIFGAGMTVMMVLSAIAVKNGTQTIGDFVFVNAMLIQLAIPLNFIGSVYREIRQGLTDIEEMFHILEVDPEITDKPDAEDLQIRQGAIAFKDVHFAYDPARPILKGVSFEVPAGKTVAIVGPTGAGKSTISRLLFRFYDVNEGAITIDGQDLREVRQHSLREAIGMVPQDTVLFNDTIAYNIRYGRTSATDEEVNAAAELAQVGDFIRQLPEGFDTQVGERGLKLSGGEKQRVAIARTILKAPPILVLDEATSALDTHTEREIQAALDVVSKNRTTLVIAHRLSTVIGADEIIVLKRGEIAERGTHDDLIAMNGLYAQMWERQREATLAEEHLREVRESDDMGVIMRLDPAN from the coding sequence ATGGCAGACCGCCAGAAAACCGTTTCAGCGGATTCAGCCAATCCGCTTCAGACCATCATCAATCTCTGGCCCTATATCTGGCCGTCCACCCGCCCGGACCTGAAACGCCGCGTCGTCTATGCGACGATCGCCCTGGTGATCGCCAAGCTGATCCTGCTCATGGTCCCCTACTCCTTCAAATGGGCGACCAATGCGCTGACCGGCGAACTGGAGATCAACACCATCCTGCCGGCCTTCCTGTTCGGCGCGATCACGCTGGTGCTGTTCTACAACCTCGCCCGCATCGGCCAGCTCGGCTTCAACCAGCTGCGCGACGCGCTCTTTGCCAGCGTCGGCCAATATGCCGTGCGCCAGCTCGCCCACCGCGTCTTCGTGCACATGCACAGGCTGGCGCTGCGCTTCCACCTGTCGCGCAAGACCGGTGGACTTTCGCGTATCATCGAGCGCGGCACCAAGGGCATCGAAACCATCGTCCGGTTCACCATCCTTGCCACGCTGCCGACCGTGCTGGAATTCGTCCTGGTCGCGATCATCTTCTGGTGGGGCTACGGCTTCGACTATCTGGCGATCACCGCCGTTACCGTCGTGCTCTATGTCTGGTTCACCATCAAGGCCAGCGACTGGCGCATCGCCATCCGCCGGCAGATGAACGACAGCGACACCGACGCCAACACCAAGGCAATCGACTCGCTCCTGAATTATGAAACCGTCAAATATTTCGGCAATGAGGACATGGAAGCCAGCCGCTATGACGCCTCCATGGCCCGTTACGAAACGGCGGCGACCCGCATCTGGACCTCGCTCGGCTGGCTGAACTTCGGCCAGGGCGTCATCTTCGGCGCCGGCATGACGGTGATGATGGTTCTTTCGGCAATCGCGGTGAAGAACGGCACGCAGACGATCGGCGACTTTGTCTTCGTCAATGCGATGCTGATCCAGCTGGCCATACCGCTCAACTTCATCGGCTCGGTCTACCGCGAAATCCGCCAGGGACTGACCGATATCGAGGAGATGTTCCATATCCTCGAGGTCGACCCGGAAATCACCGACAAGCCCGATGCCGAGGACTTGCAGATCCGCCAGGGCGCGATCGCCTTCAAGGATGTGCACTTCGCCTATGATCCTGCGCGACCGATCCTCAAGGGCGTCTCCTTCGAGGTGCCGGCCGGCAAGACGGTGGCGATCGTCGGGCCGACAGGCGCGGGCAAATCAACGATTTCCCGGCTTCTGTTCCGCTTCTACGACGTCAACGAGGGCGCGATCACGATCGACGGGCAGGACCTGCGCGAGGTGCGCCAGCATTCGCTCAGGGAAGCGATAGGCATGGTGCCCCAGGACACCGTGCTGTTCAACGACACGATCGCCTACAATATCCGCTACGGCCGGACGTCGGCGACCGACGAGGAAGTGAATGCGGCGGCCGAACTTGCCCAGGTGGGCGATTTCATCCGGCAACTGCCGGAAGGTTTCGACACCCAGGTCGGCGAGCGGGGGCTGAAGCTTTCGGGCGGCGAGAAGCAGCGCGTCGCCATCGCCCGCACGATCCTCAAGGCCCCGCCGATCCTCGTGCTCGACGAGGCGACCTCGGCGCTCGATACCCATACGGAGCGCGAAATCCAGGCCGCTCTCGATGTCGTCTCGAAGAACCGCACGACGCTCGTCATCGCCCACCGGCTTTCCACCGTCATCGGCGCCGACGAGATCATCGTTCTGAAGCGCGGCGAGATCGCCGAGCGCGGCACCCATGACGACCTGATCGCCATGAACGGCCTTTATGCGCAGATGTGGGAACGCCAGCGGGAAGCGACGCTTGCCGAGGAACACCTGCGCGAAGTGCGGGAAAGCGACGATATGGGCGTGATCATGCGGCTCGATCCGGCCAATTGA